One region of Aeromicrobium sp. Sec7.5 genomic DNA includes:
- the ybeY gene encoding rRNA maturation RNase YbeY: protein MNVDVLDESGTGVDVVALTRLCRFVMRRMRLHPATELTVRLVEPDTIATLNEQWMGKKGPTDVLSFPMDELTPGRDDEEAPEGYLGDIALCPQIAEQQAPAAGHSTSDEVDLLLVHGILHLLGYDHAEPDEHREMFGLQGRLLVEWQRAELGVDPEGP, encoded by the coding sequence GTGAACGTCGACGTCCTCGATGAGTCCGGCACGGGCGTCGATGTCGTCGCCCTGACCCGACTCTGCCGCTTCGTCATGCGGCGCATGCGCCTGCACCCGGCCACGGAGCTCACGGTCCGCCTCGTCGAGCCCGACACGATCGCCACGCTCAACGAGCAGTGGATGGGCAAGAAGGGTCCGACCGACGTCCTGTCGTTCCCGATGGACGAGCTCACGCCCGGCCGTGACGACGAGGAGGCGCCCGAGGGCTACCTCGGCGACATCGCGCTGTGCCCGCAGATCGCCGAGCAGCAGGCGCCCGCCGCAGGCCACTCCACCTCCGACGAGGTCGACCTCCTGCTGGTGCACGGCATCCTGCACCTGCTCGGCTACGACCACGCCGAGCCCGACGAGCACCGGGAGATGTTCGGCCTGCAGGGCCGACTCCTCGTCGAGTGGCAGCGGGCCGAGCTCGGCGTCGACCCCGAAGGACCCTGA
- a CDS encoding histidine triad nucleotide-binding protein produces MSDDCLFCKIVEGEVPADVVGETEHTIAFRDINPQAPTHVLVIPKRHEPDVASLAAADPEATVDLITHTRRIADELGTGSYRLVFNTGADAFQTVFHCHGHVLSGRSLTWPPG; encoded by the coding sequence ATGAGTGACGACTGCCTGTTCTGCAAGATCGTCGAGGGTGAGGTCCCGGCCGACGTCGTGGGCGAGACCGAGCACACGATCGCCTTCCGCGACATCAACCCCCAGGCGCCGACCCACGTCCTGGTGATCCCCAAGCGGCACGAGCCGGACGTCGCGAGCCTTGCCGCGGCCGACCCGGAGGCCACCGTCGACCTCATCACCCACACGCGTCGGATCGCCGACGAGCTGGGCACCGGCTCGTACCGGCTGGTCTTCAACACCGGCGCCGACGCCTTCCAGACGGTCTTCCACTGCCACGGGCACGTGCTGTCGGGTCGCTCGCTCACCTGGCCCCCGGGCTAG
- the hrcA gene encoding heat-inducible transcriptional repressor HrcA, producing MSDDRRLDVLRAIVEDYVATQEPVGSRALVERHHLGVSSATIRGDMKVLEDEGYLTQPHTSAGRIPTDKGYRMFVDRLATVKALSPAERRAIERFLSESVDVDDIVQRSVRVLAQLTSQVAVVQYPSLTRSTVRHVELVALDGHRVLVVVITSSGRVEQRTVDLPSPLGDRLLADLRARILPVVLGVRLSDAAVKVADLIPAFEPEDQPVVATVVATLAQTFSDERSDARIVVGGTSNLARFGADFDTTVGPVLEALEEQVVLLKLLGEASGGVTVRIGGETGLDTLAGTAVVASAYGGDGSRATLGTVGPTRMDYPGTIATVAAVARYVGRMLDDA from the coding sequence ATGTCCGACGACCGTCGCCTCGACGTCCTGCGGGCCATCGTCGAGGACTACGTCGCCACGCAGGAGCCCGTCGGTTCGCGCGCCCTGGTCGAGCGCCACCACCTCGGGGTGTCGTCGGCCACGATCCGGGGCGACATGAAGGTCCTCGAGGACGAGGGCTACCTGACCCAGCCGCACACCTCGGCCGGACGCATCCCCACCGACAAGGGCTACCGGATGTTCGTCGACCGCCTGGCCACGGTCAAGGCGTTGTCGCCGGCCGAGCGTCGCGCGATCGAGCGCTTCCTGTCGGAGTCGGTCGACGTCGACGACATCGTGCAGCGCAGCGTGCGTGTGCTCGCCCAGCTCACGAGCCAGGTCGCGGTCGTCCAGTACCCCAGCCTCACCCGCTCGACGGTCCGTCACGTCGAGCTCGTGGCCCTTGACGGGCACCGCGTGCTCGTCGTCGTCATCACGAGCTCGGGCCGCGTCGAGCAGCGCACCGTCGATCTCCCGTCGCCGCTCGGCGACCGACTGCTGGCCGACCTGCGCGCCCGGATCCTGCCGGTCGTCCTCGGCGTGCGCCTGTCCGACGCCGCCGTCAAGGTCGCCGACCTCATCCCGGCGTTCGAGCCCGAGGACCAGCCGGTCGTGGCCACGGTCGTCGCCACGCTCGCGCAGACCTTCTCCGACGAGCGGTCCGACGCCCGCATCGTCGTGGGCGGCACCTCCAACCTCGCCCGGTTCGGCGCCGATTTCGACACCACGGTCGGCCCCGTGCTCGAGGCTCTCGAGGAGCAGGTCGTGCTGCTCAAGCTCCTCGGCGAGGCGTCCGGCGGCGTCACGGTCCGCATCGGCGGCGAGACCGGCCTCGACACCCTCGCCGGCACCGCCGTGGTGGCGTCGGCCTACGGTGGAGACGGCAGCCGCGCGACCCTCGGCACCGTGGGCCCGACCCGCATGGACTACCCCGGCACGATCGCCACCGTCGCGGCCGTGGCCCGCTACGTCGGCCGCATGCTCGACGACGCCTGA
- a CDS encoding cytidine deaminase, with amino-acid sequence MSHEHSVELEAEDAKLVTLARASRARTSAAQGAAVRDQDGRTYTASTVELEVLQLEALDLAVAMAVSSGATGLEAGAVVGPEDRIVNLDAFRELAGQETPVYSATPDGTVHAVKHT; translated from the coding sequence ATGAGCCACGAACACAGCGTCGAACTCGAGGCGGAGGACGCCAAGCTGGTCACCCTGGCCCGGGCGTCCCGCGCCCGCACCAGCGCTGCCCAGGGGGCCGCGGTCCGCGACCAGGACGGCCGCACCTACACCGCCTCGACCGTCGAGCTCGAGGTGCTGCAGCTCGAGGCGCTCGACCTCGCGGTCGCGATGGCCGTCTCGTCGGGGGCCACGGGCCTGGAGGCCGGCGCGGTCGTGGGTCCCGAGGACCGCATCGTCAACCTCGACGCGTTCCGCGAGCTGGCAGGCCAGGAGACCCCGGTCTACTCGGCCACCCCCGACGGCACGGTGCACGCCGTCAAGCACACCTGA
- a CDS encoding AMP-dependent synthetase/ligase, with the protein MSPLVLTPQQQAQIDDRAPSIGRLFFDRVAETPQREAFRYPDANERWHSLSWGEVGERVTKLAAGLVSLGLEPEARAAVASGTRVEWILADLAINSAGGATTTVYPSTVSDDVAYILSDSGSVIVFAEDDEQIAKLVEKKSELPDISKVITFDGATDGDWVISLADLEKIGEAHLGDHPTVVEDRVSAIKPEDLATLIYTSGTTGRSKGVRLSHDGWVFEGAAIQANGILTVDDLEYRWLPMAHSFGKVLMMTQLQIGFPAAIDGRVTKIVDNLAVVKPTFMGAAPRIFEKAYGRVVGMMEEEGGAKLKLFRWAEKVGLERSRLVRSGKPVPTGLRLQHGLADKLVFSKVRDRFGGRVRFFISGSAALSSDVAEWFHSAGVIILEGYGLTETSAGSTVNHPDHLKLGSVGIPFPGVEIKIAADGEVLIKGPNIMNGYHNLDTATKETLDADGWLATGDIGELDSEGFLRITDRKKDLFKTSGGKYVAPSHVEGVFKGVCPLASQMIVHGNDRNFVSALITLDPDAIAAWAESHGKSGQSYTEVVQSPEIEKLVAGYVEELNAKLNRWETIKKWKILPQDLSIESGELTPSLKVKRKVVEQNYREVLEGFYAGS; encoded by the coding sequence ATGAGCCCCCTTGTTCTGACCCCGCAGCAACAGGCCCAGATCGACGATCGAGCCCCGAGCATCGGCCGCCTCTTCTTCGACCGCGTCGCCGAGACGCCGCAGCGCGAGGCCTTCCGCTACCCCGACGCGAACGAGCGCTGGCACTCCCTCTCCTGGGGAGAGGTCGGTGAGCGGGTCACCAAGCTCGCGGCCGGTCTGGTCTCCCTCGGTCTCGAGCCCGAGGCCCGCGCCGCGGTGGCCTCCGGCACCCGCGTCGAGTGGATCCTCGCCGACCTGGCGATCAACTCCGCCGGTGGCGCCACCACCACGGTGTACCCCTCGACCGTCTCCGACGACGTCGCCTACATCCTCTCGGACTCCGGCAGCGTCATCGTGTTCGCCGAGGACGACGAGCAGATCGCCAAGCTCGTCGAGAAGAAGTCCGAGCTCCCCGACATCTCCAAGGTCATCACGTTCGACGGCGCGACCGACGGCGACTGGGTCATCAGCCTGGCCGACCTCGAGAAGATCGGTGAGGCCCACCTCGGCGACCACCCGACCGTGGTCGAGGACCGCGTCTCGGCGATCAAGCCCGAGGACCTCGCCACCTTGATCTACACCTCCGGCACCACGGGCCGCTCGAAGGGTGTGCGCCTGAGCCACGACGGCTGGGTCTTCGAGGGTGCGGCCATCCAGGCCAACGGCATCCTCACGGTCGACGACCTCGAGTACCGCTGGCTGCCGATGGCGCACTCCTTCGGCAAGGTGCTGATGATGACGCAGCTCCAGATCGGGTTCCCCGCCGCGATCGACGGTCGCGTCACCAAGATCGTCGACAACCTCGCCGTCGTGAAGCCCACGTTCATGGGCGCTGCGCCGCGCATCTTCGAGAAGGCCTACGGCCGGGTCGTCGGCATGATGGAGGAGGAGGGCGGCGCCAAGCTCAAGCTCTTCCGCTGGGCCGAGAAGGTCGGCCTCGAGCGCTCGCGCCTGGTGCGTTCGGGCAAGCCCGTCCCGACCGGTCTCCGGCTCCAGCACGGCCTCGCCGACAAGCTCGTGTTCTCGAAGGTCCGCGACCGCTTCGGCGGCCGCGTGCGCTTCTTCATCTCGGGCTCGGCGGCGCTGTCGTCCGACGTGGCCGAGTGGTTCCACTCCGCCGGCGTCATCATTCTCGAGGGCTACGGCCTGACCGAGACGTCCGCCGGCTCCACGGTCAACCACCCGGACCACCTCAAGCTCGGCTCGGTCGGCATCCCGTTCCCGGGTGTCGAGATCAAGATCGCCGCTGACGGCGAGGTCCTGATCAAGGGCCCGAACATCATGAACGGCTACCACAACCTCGACACCGCCACGAAGGAGACGCTCGACGCCGACGGCTGGCTCGCCACGGGCGACATCGGCGAGCTCGACTCCGAGGGCTTCCTGCGCATCACCGATCGCAAGAAGGACCTCTTCAAGACGTCGGGCGGCAAGTACGTCGCGCCGTCGCACGTCGAGGGTGTCTTCAAGGGCGTCTGCCCGCTGGCCAGCCAGATGATCGTGCACGGCAACGACCGCAACTTCGTCTCGGCGCTCATCACGCTCGACCCCGACGCGATCGCGGCCTGGGCCGAGAGCCACGGCAAGTCGGGTCAGTCGTACACGGAGGTCGTCCAGTCGCCCGAGATCGAGAAGCTCGTCGCCGGCTACGTCGAGGAGCTCAACGCCAAGCTCAACCGCTGGGAGACGATCAAGAAGTGGAAGATCCTGCCCCAGGACCTCTCCATCGAGTCCGGTGAGCTCACGCCGAGCCTCAAGGTCAAGCGCAAGGTCGTCGAGCAGAACTACCGCGAGGTTCTCGAGGGGTTCTACGCCGGGTCCTGA
- a CDS encoding IS481 family transposase yields MSHANARLNIHGRRLLARRVIDDGRPVAHVAKELGVSRQCASRWVNRFRTEGEAGLRDRSSRPRRQPRRTPAVIEAAVLTRRRTHREGPDVLGPELGVPARTVGAILARHRVPLLRECDPLTGDVIRASKTTSRRYEREFPGDLIHIDVKKIGRIPDGGGWRAHGRQMGSTSAAKKARIGFDYVHAAVDDHSRLAYAEILPNEQGPTCADFLRRAGEFFAAHGITIRQVMSDNALNYTRSNDFAAAIEELGAKHITIRPHCPWQNGKVERFNRTLQVEWAYRQVFTSNTARTEALAPWLEHYNNQRRHSALGGRPPISRLS; encoded by the coding sequence GTGTCCCACGCTAATGCCCGTTTGAACATTCATGGTCGTCGTCTGCTCGCCAGGCGGGTGATCGATGACGGCCGGCCGGTCGCCCATGTCGCGAAAGAGCTGGGGGTCTCACGGCAGTGCGCGAGCCGGTGGGTCAATCGGTTCCGCACCGAGGGCGAGGCCGGGCTTCGCGATCGGTCGTCGCGTCCGCGTCGCCAGCCGCGGCGAACACCAGCGGTGATCGAGGCCGCGGTGTTGACCCGTCGCCGGACTCATCGTGAGGGCCCCGACGTTCTCGGTCCCGAGCTGGGTGTCCCCGCCCGGACGGTCGGGGCGATCCTGGCCCGTCACCGGGTCCCGCTGCTGCGCGAGTGCGACCCACTGACCGGAGACGTCATCCGCGCCTCGAAGACCACGTCCCGGCGTTATGAGCGCGAGTTCCCGGGCGATCTGATCCACATCGACGTCAAGAAGATCGGCCGGATCCCCGACGGCGGCGGCTGGAGAGCGCACGGTCGCCAGATGGGATCGACCTCCGCGGCCAAGAAGGCCCGCATCGGATTCGACTACGTCCACGCCGCCGTCGACGACCACTCCCGGTTGGCCTATGCCGAGATCCTGCCCAACGAACAAGGACCCACCTGCGCAGACTTCCTGCGCAGAGCCGGCGAGTTCTTCGCCGCGCACGGCATCACGATTCGTCAGGTCATGAGCGACAACGCCCTGAACTACACCCGCTCGAACGACTTCGCCGCCGCCATCGAGGAGCTCGGCGCCAAGCACATCACCATCCGACCGCACTGCCCCTGGCAGAACGGGAAAGTGGAGCGCTTCAACCGCACCCTGCAGGTCGAGTGGGCCTACCGGCAGGTCTTCACCAGCAACACCGCCCGCACCGAAGCCCTTGCACCCTGGCTCGAGCACTACAACAATCAACGACGCCACTCAGCCCTCGGAGGACGACCCCCGATCAGCCGACTGTCATGA
- a CDS encoding hemolysin family protein yields the protein MFDPASWTPAVIAVVLAFVAGLLTSTEAALSSFSRARAEELDDEGRAGAARLMRILDDPAPYLNSLTLVRVLAETASVVLAAIFVAGEIEGLWQQFVVATLVMGLVSFVFIGVGPRTLGRQRAEAVAVWSAWPVMALEWVLGPIPKGLIVLGNALTPGRGFTDGPFASEVEVREMVDLAAASSLIETDESKMIHSVFELGDTIVREVMVPRTDVVSVEHTKTLRKVMSLSLQSGYSRLPVVEENLDDVVGIAYLKDVTKRVFDNHTAEQVERIATIMRPCLFVPDTKPVDDLLREMQASRTHIAIVVDEFGGTAGLVTIEDILEEIVGEITDEYDSEPDEVEALTDGSWRVSVRLDIDDLAELTGIDDLEDEEVDTVGGLLAKYLGEVPLPGSHTEALGLHLLAEGTTGRRNKVGHVRVTRLTEVDESVASGS from the coding sequence ATGTTCGATCCCGCCAGCTGGACCCCGGCCGTCATCGCGGTGGTTCTGGCCTTCGTGGCCGGCCTGCTCACGAGCACGGAGGCCGCGCTGTCGTCGTTCTCGCGCGCCCGCGCCGAGGAGCTCGACGACGAGGGGCGTGCTGGCGCGGCCCGCCTCATGCGGATCCTCGACGACCCCGCGCCCTACCTCAACAGCCTGACGCTCGTCCGGGTCCTCGCCGAGACGGCCTCGGTCGTGCTGGCCGCGATCTTCGTCGCCGGTGAGATCGAGGGCCTCTGGCAGCAGTTCGTCGTGGCGACGCTCGTGATGGGCCTGGTCAGCTTCGTGTTCATCGGCGTCGGTCCGCGCACGCTCGGGCGCCAGCGCGCCGAGGCGGTCGCGGTGTGGTCCGCCTGGCCGGTCATGGCGCTGGAATGGGTCCTCGGGCCCATCCCGAAGGGGCTCATCGTCCTCGGCAACGCCCTCACGCCGGGCCGTGGGTTCACCGACGGGCCGTTCGCCTCCGAGGTCGAGGTGCGCGAGATGGTCGACCTCGCGGCGGCCTCGTCGCTCATCGAGACCGACGAGTCGAAGATGATCCACTCGGTCTTCGAGCTCGGCGACACGATCGTGCGCGAGGTCATGGTGCCGCGCACCGACGTCGTCTCGGTCGAGCACACCAAGACCCTCCGCAAGGTCATGTCGCTGTCGCTCCAGAGCGGCTACTCGCGGCTGCCGGTCGTGGAGGAGAACCTCGACGACGTCGTCGGCATCGCCTACCTCAAGGACGTCACCAAGCGGGTGTTCGACAACCACACGGCCGAGCAGGTCGAGCGCATCGCCACGATCATGAGGCCCTGCCTGTTCGTGCCCGACACCAAGCCCGTCGACGACCTGCTGCGCGAGATGCAGGCCAGCCGCACCCACATCGCGATCGTCGTCGACGAGTTCGGCGGCACCGCCGGCCTCGTCACGATCGAGGACATCCTGGAGGAGATCGTCGGCGAGATCACCGACGAGTACGACTCCGAGCCCGACGAGGTCGAGGCCCTCACCGACGGCTCGTGGCGCGTCAGCGTGCGGCTCGACATCGACGACCTCGCCGAGCTCACCGGGATCGACGACCTCGAGGACGAGGAGGTCGACACCGTCGGCGGACTGCTGGCCAAGTACCTGGGCGAGGTGCCCCTCCCCGGGTCGCACACCGAGGCCCTGGGCCTGCACCTGCTGGCCGAGGGCACGACCGGTCGCCGCAACAAGGTGGGCCACGTCCGCGTGACGCGACTCACCGAGGTCGACGAGTCGGTAGCCTCAGGCTCATGA
- the hemW gene encoding radical SAM family heme chaperone HemW, producing MSSSAGFGVYVHVPFCSVRCGYCDFNTYTADELGDGATRATYADSAIAEIRRSAEQTGPRTVQTVFVGGGTPTQLAAHDLVRILRAIDEAWGLAPDVEVTTEANPDSVDPAMLAILRAGGFNRISFGVQSAVPHVLKVLDRTHAPERVPEAVRWAREAGFEQVSVDLIYGSPGESMDDWRRTVEHAVSLEPDHVSAYALIVEAGTAFARKVNRGEVVMPDDDETADKYLLADAMFEEAGLGWYELSNWARDDAAQCRHNVLYWTGGEWLGIGPGAHSYLGGRRWWNVKHPAAYAQRLDAGQSPEADGEDIDADASRMEDVMLRTRLRTGLDPRGLPSHTHLVASGLLEPVEDRLVLTRKGRLLADHVVRELT from the coding sequence GTGTCATCCTCAGCCGGCTTCGGCGTGTACGTCCACGTCCCGTTCTGCTCGGTCCGGTGCGGCTACTGCGACTTCAACACGTACACCGCCGACGAGCTCGGCGACGGGGCCACCCGCGCGACGTACGCCGACTCGGCGATCGCCGAGATCCGTCGGTCCGCCGAGCAGACCGGTCCGCGGACCGTGCAGACGGTCTTCGTCGGCGGCGGCACCCCCACGCAGCTCGCGGCGCACGACCTCGTGCGCATCCTCCGTGCGATCGACGAGGCCTGGGGCCTCGCGCCGGATGTCGAGGTCACGACCGAGGCGAACCCCGACTCCGTCGACCCCGCGATGCTGGCGATCCTGCGCGCCGGCGGCTTCAACCGGATCTCGTTCGGCGTGCAGTCGGCCGTGCCCCACGTGCTGAAGGTGCTCGACCGCACGCACGCCCCCGAGCGCGTGCCGGAGGCCGTGCGCTGGGCCCGCGAGGCCGGCTTCGAGCAGGTCAGCGTCGACCTGATCTACGGGTCGCCGGGGGAGTCGATGGACGACTGGCGTCGCACGGTCGAGCACGCGGTCTCGCTCGAGCCCGACCACGTGAGCGCCTACGCCCTGATCGTCGAGGCGGGCACGGCCTTCGCCCGCAAGGTCAACCGCGGCGAGGTCGTGATGCCCGACGACGACGAGACGGCCGACAAGTACCTGCTGGCCGACGCGATGTTCGAGGAGGCCGGACTCGGCTGGTACGAGCTGTCGAACTGGGCGCGCGACGACGCGGCGCAGTGCCGCCACAACGTCCTGTACTGGACCGGCGGTGAGTGGCTCGGCATAGGTCCCGGCGCCCACTCGTACCTGGGTGGCCGACGTTGGTGGAACGTCAAGCACCCCGCGGCCTACGCCCAGCGGCTCGACGCAGGCCAGTCGCCCGAGGCCGATGGCGAGGACATCGACGCCGACGCGTCCCGCATGGAGGACGTCATGCTCCGCACCCGCCTGCGCACCGGCCTCGACCCGCGTGGCCTCCCGTCACACACCCACCTGGTCGCCTCCGGACTCCTGGAGCCGGTCGAGGATCGTCTGGTCCTGACGAGAAAGGGCCGCCTCCTCGCCGACCACGTCGTCCGCGAGCTGACCTGA
- the era gene encoding GTPase Era — protein MPAPEATDEGPRFRSGFACFVGRPNAGKSTLTNALVGEKIAITSSKPQTTRHAIRGLVHTEGAQLILVDTPGLHRPRNTLGQRLNDLVRATWTDVDTVAMCFPSDQKVGPGDKYLVKELAGLRKKPVLAVATKTDLVSPDRLAQHLMSIQAAGEEAGLRWQDIVPVSAKDGSQVELLRDLLIATLPDGSPLYPDGQLTDEPAETLVAEIVREAALEGVRDELPHSLAVVVDEIVPRDDRPEGKPLTDVRVNVYVERDSQKGIIIGKQGARLKEIGATSRRQIEKIIGTPVYLDLHVKIAKDWQRDPKQLRKLGF, from the coding sequence ATGCCCGCTCCCGAGGCGACCGACGAGGGCCCGCGGTTCCGATCGGGCTTCGCCTGCTTCGTGGGCCGGCCCAACGCGGGCAAGTCCACGCTGACCAACGCCCTCGTGGGCGAGAAGATCGCCATCACGTCGTCGAAGCCGCAGACCACGCGGCACGCGATCCGTGGTCTCGTCCACACCGAGGGCGCGCAGCTGATCCTCGTCGACACGCCGGGCCTGCACCGCCCGCGCAACACGCTGGGGCAGCGGCTCAACGACCTCGTGCGCGCCACCTGGACCGACGTCGACACGGTCGCGATGTGCTTCCCGTCGGACCAGAAGGTCGGGCCGGGTGACAAGTACCTGGTCAAGGAGCTCGCCGGCCTGCGCAAGAAGCCGGTCCTGGCCGTGGCCACCAAGACCGACCTCGTCTCGCCGGACCGGTTGGCCCAGCACCTGATGTCGATCCAGGCCGCCGGCGAGGAGGCCGGACTGCGGTGGCAGGACATCGTCCCCGTCAGCGCCAAGGACGGCAGTCAGGTCGAGCTGCTGCGCGACCTGCTGATCGCGACCTTGCCCGACGGTTCGCCCCTCTACCCCGACGGCCAGCTGACCGACGAGCCGGCCGAGACGCTCGTCGCCGAGATCGTGCGCGAGGCGGCGCTCGAGGGCGTGCGCGACGAGCTGCCGCACTCCCTGGCCGTCGTGGTCGACGAGATCGTGCCGCGCGATGACCGCCCCGAGGGCAAGCCCCTCACGGACGTGCGCGTCAACGTCTACGTCGAGCGTGACAGCCAGAAGGGGATCATCATCGGCAAGCAGGGCGCCCGGCTCAAGGAGATCGGGGCCACCTCGCGTCGTCAGATCGAGAAGATCATCGGCACGCCGGTGTACCTCGACCTGCACGTCAAGATCGCCAAGGACTGGCAGCGCGACCCCAAGCAGCTGCGCAAGCTCGGCTTCTAG
- the dnaJ gene encoding molecular chaperone DnaJ, producing the protein MASDYYALLGVDRSATPEEIKKAYRRLARQLHPDVNDAPDASERFKEVSQAYEVLSDPQKRQVFDRGGDPMSGQRGGGGFGQGFSFDDIMDAFFGQSSQRGPRSRVQRGQDALLRLEVELAEAVFGVTQELKVDTAVVCEVCDGSGAEEGSQPVTCGTCHGQGAIQHVQRSLLGDIRTARPCPTCHGFGSVIPDPCRACDGEGRVRSRRNLTLTIPAGVDHGTRIQLTGEGEIGPGGGPAGDLYVEIQVRRHPVYSRTGDHLECHVTLPMTAAALGTTLDLPSLRADLEEHEGPDAITVDVEVGTQSGEVVVVRGEGVPRLRGIGAGDLRVTVVVETPDKLDDEQRELLQQLATLRGEERPEARLGATHRSVFGRIKSAFRAAGE; encoded by the coding sequence ATGGCCTCCGACTACTACGCGCTGCTCGGCGTGGACCGCTCTGCGACCCCCGAGGAGATCAAGAAGGCGTACCGGCGTCTCGCGCGCCAGCTGCACCCCGACGTCAACGACGCGCCGGACGCGTCCGAGCGCTTCAAGGAGGTCTCGCAGGCCTATGAGGTGCTGTCGGACCCGCAGAAGCGCCAGGTCTTCGACCGTGGCGGCGACCCGATGAGCGGCCAGCGCGGTGGCGGCGGCTTCGGCCAGGGCTTCAGCTTCGACGACATCATGGACGCGTTCTTCGGCCAGTCGTCGCAGCGCGGGCCGCGCTCGCGCGTGCAGCGGGGCCAGGACGCCCTGCTGCGGCTCGAGGTCGAGCTCGCCGAGGCCGTCTTCGGCGTCACGCAGGAGCTCAAGGTCGACACCGCGGTCGTGTGCGAGGTGTGTGACGGCAGCGGCGCCGAGGAGGGCTCGCAGCCCGTCACGTGCGGAACCTGCCACGGCCAGGGCGCGATCCAGCACGTGCAGCGCTCGTTGCTCGGCGACATCCGCACCGCCCGCCCGTGCCCCACGTGCCACGGCTTCGGCTCGGTCATCCCCGACCCCTGCCGCGCCTGCGACGGCGAGGGTCGCGTGCGCTCGCGTCGCAACCTCACGCTCACGATCCCGGCGGGGGTCGACCACGGCACCCGCATCCAGCTCACCGGCGAGGGCGAGATCGGCCCCGGTGGCGGCCCGGCCGGTGACCTCTACGTCGAGATCCAGGTGCGTCGTCACCCCGTCTACTCGCGGACGGGTGACCACCTCGAGTGCCACGTCACGCTGCCCATGACGGCGGCCGCCCTCGGCACGACGCTCGACCTGCCGTCGCTGCGGGCCGACCTCGAGGAGCACGAGGGCCCGGACGCGATCACGGTCGACGTCGAGGTCGGCACCCAGTCCGGCGAGGTCGTCGTGGTGCGGGGCGAGGGCGTGCCCCGGCTGCGCGGCATCGGCGCGGGCGACCTGCGGGTCACGGTCGTCGTCGAGACGCCCGACAAGCTCGACGACGAGCAGCGCGAGCTGCTGCAGCAGCTCGCCACGCTGCGCGGCGAGGAACGGCCGGAGGCCCGGCTCGGTGCCACGCACCGCAGCGTGTTCGGTCGCATCAAGAGCGCCTTCCGCGCCGCCGGCGAGTGA
- a CDS encoding DUF3097 domain-containing protein — protein MSDRYGQDVLSGDWKRPPKGRSTDLPVELGLVVEDVTSGFVGEVVTIDAQMGMVVLEDRRLKRRSFTLGPGYWVDGKPVTLRPPVVAAAAPRRTASGSVAGPRERAKVAQPSRIWVEGRHDAELVEKVWGDDLRHVGVAVEYLGGIDDLKGEVDAFDPGPGRRLGILVDHLVTGSKEWRIAQTLSKEPHVLVVGHPYVDVWQTVKPKRLGLDAWPVIPRGVEWKHGICEALGWPHAEQADIARAWKKILGSVSTWTDLEPVFLGQVEQLIDFVTADGPA, from the coding sequence ATGTCTGACCGGTACGGGCAGGACGTCCTGTCGGGCGACTGGAAGCGCCCGCCCAAGGGACGGTCGACCGACCTGCCCGTCGAGCTGGGGCTGGTCGTCGAGGACGTCACGAGCGGATTCGTCGGCGAGGTCGTCACGATCGACGCCCAGATGGGCATGGTCGTGCTCGAGGACCGCCGCCTGAAGCGCCGCAGCTTCACACTCGGCCCGGGGTACTGGGTCGACGGCAAGCCCGTCACGCTGCGCCCACCCGTCGTGGCAGCCGCCGCGCCGCGCCGCACGGCCTCCGGATCCGTGGCCGGCCCCCGTGAGCGGGCCAAGGTCGCCCAGCCGAGCCGCATCTGGGTCGAGGGCCGCCACGACGCCGAGCTCGTCGAGAAGGTGTGGGGCGACGACCTGCGCCACGTCGGCGTGGCCGTGGAGTACCTCGGTGGCATCGACGACCTCAAGGGCGAGGTCGACGCCTTCGACCCCGGTCCCGGCCGCCGGCTCGGCATCCTCGTCGACCACCTCGTCACCGGCTCCAAGGAGTGGCGCATCGCGCAGACGCTCTCGAAAGAGCCGCACGTGCTGGTCGTCGGCCATCCCTACGTCGACGTGTGGCAGACGGTGAAGCCGAAGCGCCTCGGGCTCGACGCCTGGCCGGTCATCCCCCGCGGCGTCGAGTGGAAGCACGGCATCTGCGAGGCGCTCGGCTGGCCGCACGCCGAGCAGGCCGACATCGCCCGCGCCTGGAAGAAGATCCTCGGCAGCGTGAGCACCTGGACCGACCTCGAGCCGGTCTTCCTCGGCCAGGTCGAGCAGCTCATCGACTTCGTCACCGCCGACGGCCCGGCGTAG